The DNA sequence CCGGCCAGTCCAGCGCGGGGATCTTCTGCGCGAAGCGTTCGACCTCCTCGATCACGCTGTGCGCGTCCTGGCGGTCCAGCTCGCACACCAGCACGTATTTGTTGGCGAAGAACTGGTACAGCGTCCCGATCGGCACTCCCGCGCGGGAGGCCACCTCTTCGCAGGTGAACGAATCGAATCCCACCTCGACCAGCACATCGCGGGCGGAGGACAGCAGTGCCTGAAACTTGCGCCGGCTCCTCTCCTGGATGGGCCGGCGCCGGGGCACCAGGATGTTCGGTTCATCCTGGACGGCCTCGTCAACAGAGTCCGGGGTCTGGTCCTGCATCCGCTCGTGCGGTTCGGCCGGCATGGGTGAACTCAGCCCTCCGCGGGTTCGGGCAGGTCCACGCCGAGGAGCTTGGAGAGCATGGCCACGTGACCCTTGGCCCGGACGTTGTACCGGGCCAGGGAGATCGTCCCGTCGGAGTCCACGACGAACGTCGAGCGGATCACGCCCATCACTGTCTTGCCGTAGTTCTTCTTCTCGCCGAACGCGCCCCACTCGGTGAGCATGGTCTTGTCCGGATCGGACAGCAGAGGGAATGTGATGCCGTGCTTGTCCCGGAAGCGCTGGAGCTTCTCCGGCGCGTCGGGTGACACCCCCACCACCCCGATACCGGCCTCCCGCAGTTCCTGGAGGGCTCCCTCGAAGTCCACGGTCTCGGTGGTGCAGCCGGGCGTCAGAGCGGCTGGGTAGACGTACACGACCACGCGCCCGTGCGCGGTGAGCAGGTCCTGCAGCGACGTGGGGTTTCCGTCGGCGTCGGGGAGGGTGAAGTCGGGGGCGGTCTGGCCCACCTCGAGCCGTGGTGTGGTCACCGGTGCTCCTGGAGTCGGGTCGGGGTCTGTGATCACACCAACCTATCCGATGCGTCGGCGCGCGGGCGCGGATCATCGGCGGGTGCAGTACCGTGGGCGGGGTCCAGAATCCGCGGCCAGCCGCGTGACGAGCGATTGACGGAGGTCTCGTGTCCAGGAGTTACGACAGCATCGAAGGCGACATCGCCAAGGCGCGTGACGATCTCGCGACGACGTTGGACGAGATCGTCGACCGGGTCAATCCCAAGAACCTGGCCGAAGAGGGTAAGGAGAGGGCCGTTGCCGCCCTCACCGATCCCCGGGTACTCGCAGTGCTCGGCGGAGTGGCGGCGCTGATCCTCGGCGGCATCTCGGTGTCGATCGCCAACAAGCGCAAGGAGCGTCGTCGCATCGAGGCCTATCTCGAGGCGCGCCGGGCCTGAGTCGGCGCGCCCGGCCCGCGTCCCCGCGCCGGGCCCGCTCACCGGAACCACGACGACGAGAGGCCCTCCCCGACCGGGGAGGGCCTCTCGCTTCTGTGCGCCATCAGGGACTCGAACCCCGAACCCGCTGATTAAGAGTCAGCTGCTCTGCCAATTGAGCTAATGGCGCCCGCGTGGTGCGAGAGAAACAGTAACAGGGCCCCGCCGTCAACACGAAATCGCCTGGTCAGGACGGGGGTAGACGGGCCAGGAGGCGGTGATCCTTTATCAATTCGATATGAAATGCAGTGGCGGACGCATGCATACTTGTGAAGACATCCCTCTGGCTCAGTTCATGGTCGGAAGGGACATGACGCTCGGAAGGGGCCATTAGTGAACGTGCGCCACACGGATCGGACCAGACGCCGGGCCCGCGCCCGGTCGAGATCCCGGATCGCGCTGGCCGCCGTGTTCGCGGGCTCCCTCGTGTTGACAGGGTGCACCATCGGGTCAGGGGGAGCGGACGACGGCCAGGTCGCCGAGGCCCCCGCGGAGCCGTCCGCGGTGATCGACGTCTCCGTGGAGGACGGGTCGCTCGACGCCAACCCCGCGGAGCCGGTGGTGCTCACCGCCAGAGACGGCCGTTTCGATTCGGTGGTCATGCGCAACCCGGAGGGCGTGCAGGTCCAGGGAGAGTTCAACCCGGATCTCACCGAGTGGCGGACCACCGAAGACCTTGGGTACAGCCGCGAGTACACGCTGGAATCCACCGCGACCGACGACGCCGGTCTGGTCACCCGGAGCACTGTCACGTTCAGCACCGTCACTCCCCGTGTCCTCACCGCCGCGTATCTCACGACGGGTCAGGGTGCGACGGTGGGCATCGGACAACCCGTGGCGGTGATGTTCGACGAGCCGATCGCGGACCGTCGCGCGGCGCAGGACAACATCCACATCCGGACCGAGCCAGAGGTGGAGGGTGCTTTCTACTGGGTGTCCAACCAGGAGGTCCGGTGGCGTCCGGCCGAGTACTGGGCGCCGGGAACCACGATCGACGTCGACGTGGACATCTACGGCAAGGACCTGGGCGGCGGGATGTACGGCCAGGAGAACGTGCGCAGCGATTTCCAGATCGGTGACGCGGTCATCTCCCGGGTCGACGACTCGACCAAGCAGATCGTGGTCGAGCGCAACGGCGAGGTGATCAAGACCATGCCCACCTCGATGGGCAAGGCCGACACCCCGACGCCGAACGGCACGTACGTGATCGGGGAGAAGTTGGCCTCCATGGTGATGGACTCCTCGACCTACGGCGTTCCGGTCGACTCGCCGGACGGCTACCGCACCCCGGTGCAGTACGCCACGCGGATGTCGTACAGCGGCATCTTCGTCCACGCCGCGCCGTGGTCCGTCTGGGCCCAGGGCAGCCAGAACGTCAGCCACGGGTGCCTCAACGTCACCACGGCCGATGCGAAGTGGTTCTACGACAACGCCAAGCGGGGCGACATCTTCGAGGTCTCCGGCACGGTCGGCCCCACGCTGCCGGGGTGGGACGGTCTGGGTGACTGGAACATCCCGTGGGAGACCTGGAAGGCCGGGAACGCGGACGCGGGCACCGCCTGACGTGCGCAGCACCCTCAGCAGGAGTGATCGGCGGCCCGGTCGTCGCGTCGACCGGCGGCTCTGAACACCGCACGACCGGGAGCCGCGGTAACGCCGTGGGCGAGGGTGCTGGCCACCACGATGAGGGTGCCCACGCCGAGCAGCAGCGAATCCGGACCCGCCCGGGACGCCTCCTCGGTCAGGTAGAACACCGCCGCGACGCCGACCGGACCGAACCAGCCGAGGAACGCGGCATCGCGAACGCGCAGTCCGAGGGGGCGCATGAGGGCGAGAAGCACCGGCGGACGCCGGAGTACGAGCACCGCGACGGTGAGCAGCACCGCTCCCCACCCCAACCGCGCCCACTCCGCCCACGGCAGCATCGCCCCCAGGGCCAGGAAGAACGGTAGGACCGCGAACTGGTTGATCGCCTCGTCGATCTCCACCTCCACCCGCCTCTCGTTTCCGGCACTGGTCAGGTTGAAGGCCAGTCCCGAGACGAACGCGGCGAACACCCCGTTGACTCCCAGCAGGCCCGAGCAGCCCAGGACCAGGAGGGCCAACAGCAGGGTGAACATGAGAATCGGGCCGTTCTCGGCGGCGTCGTGGCGCTCCGAGAAATGGAGGGCCTTGGCCGCCGCCACCCCGGCGAGAACACCCAACGCCAGGGCCCCGAGAATCTGCCAGCCGATCTCCAGGGCGGCCTGCCCGGCGGTGAGCGGGGTCGCCACGGCGAGCGCGATCACGACGAGAGGAAGGGCCAATCCGTCGTTCGCCCCCGATTCGAGTGAGAGCAGCTGCCGGTCGTCTTCGGGCAGGTCCCGCTCGGCGGCGTCGCCGGTCACCGCCGCGGAGGACAGAACGGGGTCCGTGGGGCAGATCGCGGTGCCGAAGAGCAACGCCACCGCGATGGGGATGCCCAGCGCCCAGATCGCCAGACCGGTGGAGATGAGCGCCATCGCCGGCATCACCACCAGCAGCAGGAGGGCCAGACGCCGCCAGTGACGTCGTATCGCCGAAAAGGGATAACGCAGCGCCACACCCATCACGGAGACGGCGAGAAGGATCTCCGCGCCGCGATGGAGCGTCGAGGGGTCGGCGACGATGTCGGGGACGTCGAGAACCCCGGCGACCGCCGGCCCCAGGACGATGCCGACCCCGAGCGCGATGAGGGGCTCCGACACGGGCCACCGGTGGAGTCGCGCGGACACCGCGACGATCACGACGCCGAGCGCGCCGACCGTCGCGAGCAACAGATCGAGTGTGGACACGTGGCCTCCAGGTCAGTCCGGTCCACCGGAACCCTAGGCAACCCCGGGCGGCCGCGCCATCGGTCCCTCTACTCCCGCGGCGGGCCTCGCCGACGGAGCGGCGGGCCACTCCGAGGGAGCGGCGGGCCACTCCGAGGGAGCGGCGGGCCTCGCCGACGGCCGCGGTGTCGTGCAATGGAAAACTGGACACATGTCCCACGAGCGTGAGATCACCGTGCCCACCGACCTCGCCCGCGGCCGCCGACTCGATCCGGCCGCGGTCGGGTGGACCCGTACGCCGCTGCACCGCACCGCGATCGCCGGCTGGGGTCGCACCAAGCGCTGGGAGTACTGGGGTGTCGTGACCGACCGGTTCGTGGTGGGCCTGACCGTGGCCGGGCTCGACTACCTGTCCACCTGCGCGGTCTACGTCCTGGACCGCCGCACCGGAGTGGAGACCTCGCGCGGTGCGGTCAGTCCGTTCGGTCGGCCGGCGTTCAGCGACGCCGCAGGGGTGGGGACGGTGCACGCGTCGGCCGGAGTGGGTTCGGGGCGGGTGCGCGTCGAGATCGACGACGACGAGGGCACCACCGCAATCCGGGTGCGGGCGGCGGGTCTCCAGGTAAGCCTGGACATCGTCCGTCCGGACCACGACAGCCTCGGCGTGGTGGTGCCGTGGAGTAGGCGCCGGTTCCAGTACACCCTCAAGGATCTCGCCAACCCCGTGACCGGCTCGGTGACCCTGGACGGGGTCGTCCACGACCTCGGGACCGGGTGGGCTGTTCTCGACCGCGGGCGCGGGCGGTGGCGGTACGCCACCCGTTGGAACTGGGGAGCGGGCAGCGGCGTGGTGGACGGAGTGCCGTGCGCGCTGCAGGTCGGCGGCCGGTGGACGGACGGGACCGGGTCCACGGAGAACGGGATACTCCACGATGGCCGCCTGCACAAGATCGGCGAGGATCTGCGGTGGACGTATGACCTGGCGGATCCGGCGGGGGCCTGGCGGGTCCGAGGGGAGCGCGTGGACGCCACACTCACCCCCTTCCACCTCCGCCGGGACATCACCGAACTCGGGATCCTGGCCGTGCGGACCCACCAGGCCTTCGGGACCTGGTCCGGTACCGGGGTGCTCGATGATGGCACCGCCGTCAGCCTGGACGGCCTCACCGGGTGGGCAGAGGAGTCACGTAACCGCTGGTAGGTGCCGGGTGCCGGCATTGGGTCTCGGCACCCGGTGTGGGGAGATTACCCGACGTCCGGCAGCTCGAGAACCGAGTCGCAGCGGGAGATCAGGTCCGCGTCGTGCGTCGCCACGAGCACGGCGGCCCCGGCGGCCGACGCCTGCTCGAGTCTGGCGAGTACGGCACTGCCCGTCGCTCGATCGAGTGCTGCGGTGGGCTCGTCGACCAGGAGCACGTCCGGCTCGCGGAGGATCGCCGCGGCCAGGGCGACGCGCTGTCGTTGCCCTCCGGAGAGCGCACCGGGTCGGCGGTCCAGCAACTCGGAACCGAGCTGCAGTTCCTCGCAGACCCTCGCCAGGTCGGTGCGGTGATCACGCGCGAGCCGGCGGAGTCTGCGACCCACCGTGACCGCCGGGGCGAGCGCCAGCGAGGAGTCCTGCGGGACCAGAGCGATGGAGTCGATGTGGGTTCTGGGCCGATCCTCGACCCGCGGCGCGAGTTCCTCTCCGTCGAGCCGTACGCTCCCACGGGCTGGGGGATGGAGGCCGGCGGCAGCGCGCAGCACCGTCGACTTTCCCGAACCCGAGCGACCTGCGAGGGCGACGACCGACCCGGCGGGTACGACGGCATCGAGTGGTCCGATGAGCGCGGAGTTCGGGTACGCCACCGCGAGCGAGTCGAAAGCGAGGCCGATGCGCGTCCCCCCGGAGGTGGGAGCAACTCGGGCCGGCCACCGGACCGGGCGCAGCGCCGGGGCCGTCTCCTCGATGTGGCCGCCGTCCACGGTCACCACCGTCCCGCCCACCTCGCGGGCCAGACGGGCGTCGTGGGTGACCAGCACGAGCGTGCGTCCGGCCGTCACCGAGAGGAGGAGTTCGGTGAACGCTCGCGCGGTGTCCGGGTCGAGTCCGGCCGTGGGTTCGTCGAGCACGACGAGTCCCGGATCGACGGACAGAGCGCGCGCGATGGCCACCCTGCGCCGTTGGCCGCCACTGAGTTCTGCCGGTCGTCGACGCAGCCATCCCTCCTCGACGGGGAGCCCCAGGTCCCGCGCGTAGCGTATGCCCAGGCCCGGGCGGGCCGCGTTCTCCTCGACGAGCTGATCGACCCGGCGCCACGGTGTCAGCGCCACGCCCGGATCCTGGTCCACGACGCAGCTGCGACGGCGGAGTCGGCGCAGGTGCCGGGGGCTCGCCCCCAGCGCGTCCGCGCCGTCGACGAGGACCGATCCGGAGGTCACCCGCAGGCCGGGGGAAACGTCGCCGACGGCGGCGTGGGCGAGGGTCGATTTCCCGGCACCGGACGGGCCCACCACGACCAGGCGCTCACCGGGCTCGACGTTCAGGCGCGGCACCTCGAGACGCGGCGCGCCGCTCCGGTCCCGGATCACCAGGTCGCGCACGGAGAGGGTGGAGGCGGTCACCATCAGATCGCCCCGTGCCCTTCCCGGTCGGCCAGGAGTGCAGGCGGCACCGTCAGTAGCGCGATCCCGATGGCGGGCACCACGACGGACCACGGGTTGAGCGTTACCCCGGCGATCGAATCCCGGACGGTGGACGCCCAGTCGTCACCGCCCCCTCCCACCCCGCCGCCGAGGAACGCCAGCGTGCTCACCAGGTAAACGGCGCTGGTGAAGCGGACAGACAGTTCCGTGAGAAGTGGTCGCGACAGGCCCGGGATGACCTCCCGGACCGTCACGTCCAGTCTCGTCCGTCCCTCCGCACGCGCGACCTCGACGAACCCCGAGTCGAGAAGGGGTGCGCTCGCGGCCTCCAGATAGCGCGAGCTCACCGGAATGAACAGCAGCGTCGTCACCGCCGCCACGACCACGGCCGAGCCGTTCCCAGCAGTGGCCACGACCAGGATGACGAGCACCGGAGGGAGGGTGACCAGGACGTCGGTCGCGAATCGGACGACCGGTCGCAGTGCGGGGATCCAGGCGAGTGTCAGCCCGACGGCGGCTCCGATCGCGGTCGACAGGACCGCCGCCGTCACGGAGATCGTCACGAGCGGGAGGTTGCCGTGAAGGGCTCGTGACAGGACGTCCCGTCCCAGCCGGTCGGTGCCCCACACCGCGTTGTCCCGGGTGAACGCTCCGCCCGCCACGGCGTCCGGGTCGGGCAACCCGAGCGCGGGGGCCATGAACGGCCCCAGGAGGGCGAGGCCCAGA is a window from the Dietzia sp. JS16-p6b genome containing:
- a CDS encoding cation:proton antiporter codes for the protein MSTLDLLLATVGALGVVIVAVSARLHRWPVSEPLIALGVGIVLGPAVAGVLDVPDIVADPSTLHRGAEILLAVSVMGVALRYPFSAIRRHWRRLALLLLVVMPAMALISTGLAIWALGIPIAVALLFGTAICPTDPVLSSAAVTGDAAERDLPEDDRQLLSLESGANDGLALPLVVIALAVATPLTAGQAALEIGWQILGALALGVLAGVAAAKALHFSERHDAAENGPILMFTLLLALLVLGCSGLLGVNGVFAAFVSGLAFNLTSAGNERRVEVEIDEAINQFAVLPFFLALGAMLPWAEWARLGWGAVLLTVAVLVLRRPPVLLALMRPLGLRVRDAAFLGWFGPVGVAAVFYLTEEASRAGPDSLLLGVGTLIVVASTLAHGVTAAPGRAVFRAAGRRDDRAADHSC
- a CDS encoding ABC transporter permease subunit, with product MTLPRLVRARPARMHSARPHYVRALLVGLLAAGLGLALLGPFMAPALGLPDPDAVAGGAFTRDNAVWGTDRLGRDVLSRALHGNLPLVTISVTAAVLSTAIGAAVGLTLAWIPALRPVVRFATDVLVTLPPVLVILVVATAGNGSAVVVAAVTTLLFIPVSSRYLEAASAPLLDSGFVEVARAEGRTRLDVTVREVIPGLSRPLLTELSVRFTSAVYLVSTLAFLGGGVGGGGDDWASTVRDSIAGVTLNPWSVVVPAIGIALLTVPPALLADREGHGAI
- a CDS encoding ABC transporter ATP-binding protein — its product is MVTASTLSVRDLVIRDRSGAPRLEVPRLNVEPGERLVVVGPSGAGKSTLAHAAVGDVSPGLRVTSGSVLVDGADALGASPRHLRRLRRRSCVVDQDPGVALTPWRRVDQLVEENAARPGLGIRYARDLGLPVEEGWLRRRPAELSGGQRRRVAIARALSVDPGLVVLDEPTAGLDPDTARAFTELLLSVTAGRTLVLVTHDARLAREVGGTVVTVDGGHIEETAPALRPVRWPARVAPTSGGTRIGLAFDSLAVAYPNSALIGPLDAVVPAGSVVALAGRSGSGKSTVLRAAAGLHPPARGSVRLDGEELAPRVEDRPRTHIDSIALVPQDSSLALAPAVTVGRRLRRLARDHRTDLARVCEELQLGSELLDRRPGALSGGQRQRVALAAAILREPDVLLVDEPTAALDRATGSAVLARLEQASAAGAAVLVATHDADLISRCDSVLELPDVG
- a CDS encoding DUF2804 domain-containing protein; its protein translation is MSHEREITVPTDLARGRRLDPAAVGWTRTPLHRTAIAGWGRTKRWEYWGVVTDRFVVGLTVAGLDYLSTCAVYVLDRRTGVETSRGAVSPFGRPAFSDAAGVGTVHASAGVGSGRVRVEIDDDEGTTAIRVRAAGLQVSLDIVRPDHDSLGVVVPWSRRRFQYTLKDLANPVTGSVTLDGVVHDLGTGWAVLDRGRGRWRYATRWNWGAGSGVVDGVPCALQVGGRWTDGTGSTENGILHDGRLHKIGEDLRWTYDLADPAGAWRVRGERVDATLTPFHLRRDITELGILAVRTHQAFGTWSGTGVLDDGTAVSLDGLTGWAEESRNRW
- a CDS encoding DUF3618 domain-containing protein, which produces MSRSYDSIEGDIAKARDDLATTLDEIVDRVNPKNLAEEGKERAVAALTDPRVLAVLGGVAALILGGISVSIANKRKERRRIEAYLEARRA
- a CDS encoding peroxiredoxin encodes the protein MTTPRLEVGQTAPDFTLPDADGNPTSLQDLLTAHGRVVVYVYPAALTPGCTTETVDFEGALQELREAGIGVVGVSPDAPEKLQRFRDKHGITFPLLSDPDKTMLTEWGAFGEKKNYGKTVMGVIRSTFVVDSDGTISLARYNVRAKGHVAMLSKLLGVDLPEPAEG
- a CDS encoding Ig-like domain-containing protein; its protein translation is MNVRHTDRTRRRARARSRSRIALAAVFAGSLVLTGCTIGSGGADDGQVAEAPAEPSAVIDVSVEDGSLDANPAEPVVLTARDGRFDSVVMRNPEGVQVQGEFNPDLTEWRTTEDLGYSREYTLESTATDDAGLVTRSTVTFSTVTPRVLTAAYLTTGQGATVGIGQPVAVMFDEPIADRRAAQDNIHIRTEPEVEGAFYWVSNQEVRWRPAEYWAPGTTIDVDVDIYGKDLGGGMYGQENVRSDFQIGDAVISRVDDSTKQIVVERNGEVIKTMPTSMGKADTPTPNGTYVIGEKLASMVMDSSTYGVPVDSPDGYRTPVQYATRMSYSGIFVHAAPWSVWAQGSQNVSHGCLNVTTADAKWFYDNAKRGDIFEVSGTVGPTLPGWDGLGDWNIPWETWKAGNADAGTA